Genomic segment of Myxococcus stipitatus:
GTGGCGACAGCTCTCCACCGGCTTCGAGGTCCCCAATGCGCGCGGAGAGCTGCGCTCCATGTCCGCGCTGTTCGCGCCTCGTCCGCCGCCCGGAGGCGCGGGAGACTGCGCGGCGCCCAAGCTGCTGGCCTGTGCGTACCGCCATGGGTGGAAGCCCCTGGCGCTCGCGGAGTTCTGGTGGGGCGCGACACCGGTCGGGGGAGAACGACAGTCGGGCGCGTACTACCCGGCCTGCGACAACAAATGTGGGACGGTGCTGCCCTTCATGCTGGAGGGAATGGAGGTGGAGCCCGCTCCGGCGAGGCCCGCCCCTCCCATCGAAGAGAGCGCGGTGCGAGTGCTGTACGAGGACGCGTCGTTGCTCGTCGTCGACAAGCCTCACGGACTTCCCTCCGTGCCGGGACGGCACTCCCCCGGACGCGACTCGGTGCTCGTCCGGCTCCTGGAGCGATTCCCCGACCTGACGTCCACGCACTTCCTCCCTGCGCTCGAAGCAGAGGTCTCGGGCCTCCAGTTGATTGCGCGTGACACCGTGACCCAGGCCGCGCTCCAGCGTCAGCTCTCGCGCGGAGAGGCCGAGCATCGGCATGTCGCGTGGGTCGATGGGCGCCTCGCGCACGCGCAAGGGCAGGGGCGAATCGACCTGCCTCTGCGCGGCACGACCTCGGGGGCGCTGGAGACACTCGCGAACCCTCGGAATGGCAAGCAGGCCCTGACCGAGTGGCGGGCCACACAAAGCAGCGAGGCTCGGACGCGCGTGCTGCTGTGGCCTCGGACGCGCCACGCGATGCAGCTGCGCATCCATGCCGCGCACCCGCTGGGGCTGGGCTTGCCCATCGTCGGGGACCCACGCTTCGGAGTCGAAGGCACGCGGCTGATGCTGCATGCCGAAGGACTGGCCTTCACCCACCCCGTGACAGGCGAGCGGCTGGAGTTCTCCTCGCCTCCTCCGTTCTGAGCCGGCCCTCCGGGTTGCTCTTGAGCCAAGGGTTCCGGATGATGACGAGAGCCCGTCGTCCTTCGCCCGCGCATCCTCACGCCCAGAGGCCAGACCATGGATGCGCTCGACACGCTGCTCTCGCAGCGCCCTTCGACAGACCGCTTCACCAGGGCCCTGGAGCTGCTCGAAGCACTGCCCGCCCCCGAGCGCGAGCAGGCCCTCGGCCGGGCCATGACCGCGCTGGAATCCTGGCCCGACACCACGCGCGAAGCCC
This window contains:
- a CDS encoding RluA family pseudouridine synthase, which codes for MSEARDSQILLSFDAPPLPGDVPARLPSPFAPGPPVRLARVAAEALQHRLRLEQARWEELWQPGGGKMFGVLVVEASPGRLGFLCAFSGMLGGAWTVEGFVPPLFDPEARAAFLPAGEAELAAMGRKHAELTEQCARLAQQHPGREAELRVLEAQRREVAHLRAERSRALWRQLSTGFEVPNARGELRSMSALFAPRPPPGGAGDCAAPKLLACAYRHGWKPLALAEFWWGATPVGGERQSGAYYPACDNKCGTVLPFMLEGMEVEPAPARPAPPIEESAVRVLYEDASLLVVDKPHGLPSVPGRHSPGRDSVLVRLLERFPDLTSTHFLPALEAEVSGLQLIARDTVTQAALQRQLSRGEAEHRHVAWVDGRLAHAQGQGRIDLPLRGTTSGALETLANPRNGKQALTEWRATQSSEARTRVLLWPRTRHAMQLRIHAAHPLGLGLPIVGDPRFGVEGTRLMLHAEGLAFTHPVTGERLEFSSPPPF